A genomic region of Anas acuta chromosome 1, bAnaAcu1.1, whole genome shotgun sequence contains the following coding sequences:
- the LTN1 gene encoding E3 ubiquitin-protein ligase listerin isoform X2 encodes MVLRKLSKRDVITKLKAMQEFGTMCKEREAEVVKGVLPYWPRIYCKISLDHDRRVREATQQSFEQLILKVKKHLAPYLKSIMGYWLIAQCDTYSPAASAAKVAFEKAFPSSKQPEALAFCKDEILNVLQDHLLKETPDTLSDPQTVPEEEREAKFFRILTCSLLALKKLLSMLPKKEMQSLEEKLMSLLSQNKFWKYGKHSTPQVRSAFFELASAFCQYLPELVKGEAPRVCPAVLLSIDDSDAVVCPALWEAVLYVIATVEDCWSHVNAKKGVLPKLWTVLREGGRGLATVIYPNLLPFISKVPPGITEPKLEYFRTFFSSIIQGLSSERAIASPSESSAIISAFMECLRFAVLQKVDEEDDQRQIHQMLINDQLIPIIDAVLQEHRLQNGPLFYQIAETLSSWEAKAEVSSDDGTEEVFQKLLSNFWDRLLKLCVLHVDKLDADEKPLFAISGMLEVLQNPKTATKSNNRKSVKIKFKDEDESERNTENGKLTEVRKNSDSEIQAYLQQSSVLRKEPLENLVCNLSELSIVYVNEHKSEQHLKFLSALLSSFSSDRVFQVLLEQGNDTSSTPAESHEKTKVHHENPSVQFLYMNLITWLKEDWRKDTQFLVDILYSVLNCCSSNDERKVILDDLTKMDLKWIIFLQIIQKACSSTTKLSLVSDWLKGDTLGERLVMLADDLCHLGLKPIPASTQSASSERWTILSLVLSQHFKNESLIGETYVERIIDKLQAALSKARDLSEAGNTEPSVSFICDVASSFFSSVKGCLLMPSSEDLLLTIFQLCAQRQDATHLTDLLVCKLKHTWMSGVKSLVHQLQSIQKQSSSFLLKSALWIKNQIQSSTLDVKSLQVLISAVSDLLSMLLEADGQSGCLVGAYVEHVTPNITEWVKLRESLSAEWMHKPLLEGRLSMNCEHLGSCVKLSGTTKLPGHLCTSALLSKMVMLVLENGMVHGNDDAERKKTDNIIAELLYSLQWIEELENPPYLLLEYLHMLEEMHITYQKFSTLSNTADLQQTIFDRSEEHGRLWSLTMAKLIRAESGVSCEMKHLFKTSEGFLPLTEGRLHTLQCLSAFLTEEEKKELVFHCVAKLMTCAQTELSNTDGAFGCLSILNSCLNDSSIDCDHLLPGILKIIMSWKNDNEDNFLFSCNLKETSAQLLGFNIEMIRYLPLLLKYSTAPLADNEWDFIMCSMLAWLETTCENHSLYHIPLVQIFACVSCDLASALSAYFEAAAPETTENLPVNLISEWKEFFSEGIHNLLLPLLVKVTGETKTAAEGSFQNAVLTSLGEALTYISKDQLLNHKLPAKFVAGQKTNLPDKLQTLLNTLCPLLLFWARPVQISVYHMLYKLMPELPKFDDEDLKSYGDEEEESALSPPAALMSVLATQEVLLENILECIPVGEFAVIQPLSDEFCLVLGYLLTWKLTLTFFKAASSQLRVLYSQYLRRTKSLNKLLYHLFRLMPENPVFSGPISEVPNKDTKTFFTEELHLDVKGTGALSSQIPHLACTVYHITLKDLPAMVRLWWNSCEKRVFSVVDKFTSKYVSSVLSSQEISSVQTSTQLFNGMTVKARSAAREVIATYSVDDIFIELIIQLPINYPLGSITVESGKRVGVAVQQWRNWMLQLSTYLTHQNGSIMEGLSLWKNNVDKRFEGVEDCMICFSVIHGSNYSLPKKACRTCKKKFHSACLYKWFTSSNKSTCPLCRETFF; translated from the exons ACCTTACTTAAAAAGTATCATGGGATACTGGCTGATTGCTCAGTGTGACACTTACtcccctgctgcttctgctgcaaaagtagcttttgaaaaagcttttccttcaaGCAAACAACCCGAAGCCTTAGCATTCTGTAAAGATGAAATTCTTAAT gTTCTTCAAGATCACCTTCTAAAGGAAACACCTGATACACTCAGCGATCCCCA aactgtaccagaggaagaaagagaagccAAATTTTTCCGGATTTTGACCTGTTCATTGTTAGCTTTAAAAAAGTTACTTAGCATGCTGCCAAAGAAAGAGATGCAGTCATTGGAGGAAAAATTAATGTCACTTCTGTCTCAAAACAAATTTTGGAAATATGGCAAACATAGCACACCAcag GTTCGTTCAGCTTTCTTTGAGCTGGCTTCTGCCTTCTGCCAATACTTGCCTGAGCTGGTGAAAGGTGAAGCACCAAGAGTTTGTCCTGCTGTTCTTCTCAGCATTGATGACAGTGATGCAGTGGTGTGTCCTGCTCTTTGGGAAGCTGTACTTTATGTTATTGCCACTGTTGAG GACTGTTGGAGTCATGTAAATGCCAAAAAGGGAGTTCTTCCAAAGCTATGGACAGTACTTCGAGAAGGTGGACGAGGCCTTGCTACTGTTATCTACCCAAATCTTTTGCCATTCATTAGCAAGGTACCTCCTGGCATCACAGAACCAAAGCTGGAatatttcagaacttttttCAGCTCTATAATTCAAGG GTTGTCGAGTGAGCGAGCAATAGCCAGTCCTTCAGAAAGTTCAGCAATTATATCTGCATTTATGGAATGTCTGCGCTTTGCTGTACTACAGAAAGTAGACGAAGAAGATGACCAAAGACAAATTCATCAAATGCTAATAAATGACCAG CTAATTCCTATCATAGATGCTGTACTTCAGGAGCACAGGTTACAAAATGGACCATTATTTTATCAAATAGCAGAAACACTGAGCTCCTGGGAAGCTAAAGCTGAAGTCTCCAGTGATGATGGTACAGAAGAAGTTTTCCAGAAACTGTTGTCAAATTTTTGGGACCGTCTTTTAAAATTGTGTGTGCTTCATGTTGATAAGTTGGATGCTGATGAGAAACCGTTGTTTGCCATATCTGGTATGCTAGAAGTTCTTCAGAATCCAAAGACTGCTACGAAatcaaacaacagaaaatctgtaaaaatcaaatttaaagaTGAGGATGAATCTGAAAGGAACACAGAGAATGGAAAGCTCACAGAAGTGAGAAAGAATAGTGACTCTGAAATTCAGGCTTACCTACAGCAAAGTTCAGTTCTAAGGAAAGAACCTCTAGAAAATTTAGTCTGTAACCTTTCTGAACTGAGTATTGTGTATGTCAATGAGCATAAGTCAGAGCAGCATTTGAAATTCCTTTCTGCCCTACTgagttctttttcttcagacagaGTTTTTCAAGTACTTTTAGAGCAGGGAAATGACACAAGCTCTACTCCTGCTGAATcccatgaaaaaacaaaagttcATCATGAAAATCCATCTGTACAATTTCTATATATGAATTTAATAACTTGGCTGAAAGAAGACTGGAGGAAAGACACACAGTTTCTGGTTGATATTCTGTACAGTGTGCTTAATTGTTGCAGCAGTAATGATGAAAGGAAAGTCATTCTTGATGACTTAACAAAG atGGATCTgaaatggattatttttcttcagataattCAGAAG GCATGTTCAAGTACAACAAAACTTTCCTTAGTCTCTGACTGGCTGAAAGGAGATACGCTTGGAGAAAGACTTGTAATGCTGGCAGATGATCTGTGTCACCTGGGTTTAAAACCCATACCAGCCTCAACACAATCAGCCTCTTCAGAAAGGTGGACCATCCTGAGCTTGGTGTTGTcacaacactttaaaaatg AATCTTTGATTGGTGAAACTTACGTTGAAAGGATTATTGATAAACTTCAAGCAGCTCTGTCTAAAGCTAGAGACCTTTCAGAAGCTGGAAATACTGAACCTTCAGTGTCTTTCATCTGCGATGTAGCCTCAAGCTTTTTCAGCTCAGTGAAAGGGTGTTTACTGATGCCATCCTCAGAAGACTTGCTGCTTACCATCTTCCAACTGTGTGCTCAGAGGCAGGATGCTACACACTTAACag ATTTACTTGTATGTAAGTTAAAACACACTTGGATGTCTGGTGTCAAGTCACTTGTCCATCAGCTTCAGAGTATacagaaacagagcagcagctttttgCTTAAATCTGCATTGTGGATCAAGAATCAAATTCAGTCTTCCACTTTGGATGTTAAGAG cCTTCAGGTTTTGATCTCTGCAGTTAGTGACTTGCTGTCTATGCTTCTGGAAGCTGACGGACAGTCGGGATGTCTGGTGGGAGCTTATGTTGAGCATGTTACACCCAACATAACTGAGTGGGTGAAGTTGCGCGAGTCTCTTTCTGCTGAG TGGATGCACAAACCTCTTTTGGAAGGAAGGCTGAGTATGAATTGTGAGCATTTGGGATCCTGTGTTAAACTATCCGGCACAACTAAACTTCCAGGGCATCTGTGTACTTCAGCCTTATTAAGTAAAATGGTGATGCTTGTATTGGAAAATGGTATGGTCCATGGAAATGAtgatgcagaaagaaagaaaactgacaaTATAA TTGCAGAGCTGTTGTATTCGTTACAATGGATTGAAGAATTGGAGAATCCTCCTTACCTGCTTCTGGAATATCTTCATATGTTAGAAGAAATGCATATTACATACCAGAAGTTCAGTACGCTTAGTAATACAGCTGACCTTCAGCAAACAATATTTGATAG gTCAGAGGAACATGGAAGACTCTGGTCCTTAACCATGGCCAAACTGATTCGTGCAGAAAGTGGGGTATCCTGTGAGATGAAACATCTTTTTAAGACAAGCGAAGG GTTTCTGCCATTAACAGAGGGCAGATTGCATACACTTCAATGCTTATCAGCCTTTTTAacggaggaagaaaagaaagaactggTCTTCCACTGCGTGGCCAAACTTATGACATGTGCACAGACAGAGCTCTCCAATACTGATG GAGCATTTGGGTGTCTTTCCATTTTGAATTCCTGCTTAAATGACAGCAGTATTGATTGCGATCATCTGTTACCTGGGATATTAAAAATCATAATGTCTTGGAAAAACGATAATGAAGACAACTTTCTCTTTAGCTG caatcTGAAAGAAACAAGTGCTCAGTTGCTGGGTTTCAACATAGAGATGATCCGTTACCTTCCCTTGTTGCTGAAGTATTCCACAGCTCCTTTGGCTGATAATGAATGGGACTTTATCATGTGCTCCATGCTGGCTTGGTTAGAG acAACATGTGAAAACCATTCGCTTTATCATATCCCACTTGTGCAGATTTTTGCTTGTGTCAGTTGTGACCTGGCATCTGCCCTTAGTGCTTACTTtgaagctgcagctcctgagaCTACTGAAAACCTTCCTGTGAACTTGATCAGTGAATGGAAAGAATTCTTTTCTGAAGGAATTCACAATTTGCTGTTACCTTTGTTGGTGAAAGTCACAG GAGAAACCAAAACTGCAGCTGAAGGCTCTTTTCAGAACGCTGTATTAACATCTTTGGGCGAAGCTCTAACTTATATCTCGAAGGACCAGTTGTTAAACCATAAATTGCCAGCGAAGTTTGTTGCAGGCCAGAAAACAAACCTGCCAGATAAACTACAGACTCTGTTAAACACACTGTGTCCGTTGTTGCTGTTCTGGGCTAGACCTGTACAGATTTCTGTCTACCACATGTTGTATAA atTAATGCCTGAATTGCCTAAATTTGATGATGAAGATCTCAAATCCTATGGTGATGAAGAGGAAGAATCAGCatt ATCGCCTCCAGCTGCTCTTATGTCTGTCCTTGCCACTCAAGAGGTCTTACTAGAAAACATCCTAGAATGCATTCCAGTTGGAGAATTTGCAGTTATTCAGCCCTTGAGTGATGAGTTCTGCCTTGTTCTTGGATATCTTCTCACTTGGAAGTTAACGTTAACTTTCTTCAAAGCGGCTTCTTCTCAG CTACGAGTTCTCTATTCACAATACCTTAGAAGAACAAAAAGCTTGAATAAACTGCTTTATCACTTGTTCAGGCTTATGCCTGAAAACCCTGTCTTTTCTGGGCCAATATCAGAAGTTCCGAATAAGGATACAAAAACCTTCTTTACTGAAGAGCTTCATTTAGACGTTAAAG GAACAGGAGCCCTGTCATCCCAAATTCCACACTTAGCTTGTACTGTGTATCATATAACTTTGAAAGACCTGCCAGCCATGGTTAGGCTTTGGTGGAATAGCTGTGAGAAACGTGTCTTCAGTGTTGTAGATAAATTTACAAGCAAGTATGTCAGCAGCGTGCTTTCTTCACAGGAAATATCTTCAGTTCAAACTAGTACACAGTTATTTAATGGCATGACG gTGAAAGCTCGGTCTGCTGCACGGGAAGTCATTGCTACCTATTCAGTTGATGATATATTTATTGAACTAATAATACAGCTTCCAATAAATTACCCACTGGGGTCCATAACAGTTGAGAGTGGAAAGAGAGTTGGTGTGGCTGTTCAGCAATGGCGCAATTGGATGCTACAGTTAAGCACGTATCTAACGCATCAA AATGGAAGTATTATGGAAGGCTTATCTTTGTGGAAAAATAATGTGGATAAACGTTTTGAGGGTGTAGAAGATTGCATGATCTGTTTTTCAGTCATTCATGGTTCCAACTATTCTCTTCCCAAAAAAGCTTGCAGAACATGTAAGAAAAAGTTCCATTCAGCTTGCTTG taCAAATGGTTCACATCCAGCAACAAATCCACCTGTCCGCTTTGTCGAGagacatttttctga
- the LTN1 gene encoding E3 ubiquitin-protein ligase listerin isoform X1: MGGKNKQRTKGNLRPSSSGRAAELLAKERGTVPGFIGFGTSQSDLGYVPAVQGAEEIDSLVDADFRMVLRKLSKRDVITKLKAMQEFGTMCKEREAEVVKGVLPYWPRIYCKISLDHDRRVREATQQSFEQLILKVKKHLAPYLKSIMGYWLIAQCDTYSPAASAAKVAFEKAFPSSKQPEALAFCKDEILNVLQDHLLKETPDTLSDPQTVPEEEREAKFFRILTCSLLALKKLLSMLPKKEMQSLEEKLMSLLSQNKFWKYGKHSTPQVRSAFFELASAFCQYLPELVKGEAPRVCPAVLLSIDDSDAVVCPALWEAVLYVIATVEDCWSHVNAKKGVLPKLWTVLREGGRGLATVIYPNLLPFISKVPPGITEPKLEYFRTFFSSIIQGLSSERAIASPSESSAIISAFMECLRFAVLQKVDEEDDQRQIHQMLINDQLIPIIDAVLQEHRLQNGPLFYQIAETLSSWEAKAEVSSDDGTEEVFQKLLSNFWDRLLKLCVLHVDKLDADEKPLFAISGMLEVLQNPKTATKSNNRKSVKIKFKDEDESERNTENGKLTEVRKNSDSEIQAYLQQSSVLRKEPLENLVCNLSELSIVYVNEHKSEQHLKFLSALLSSFSSDRVFQVLLEQGNDTSSTPAESHEKTKVHHENPSVQFLYMNLITWLKEDWRKDTQFLVDILYSVLNCCSSNDERKVILDDLTKMDLKWIIFLQIIQKACSSTTKLSLVSDWLKGDTLGERLVMLADDLCHLGLKPIPASTQSASSERWTILSLVLSQHFKNESLIGETYVERIIDKLQAALSKARDLSEAGNTEPSVSFICDVASSFFSSVKGCLLMPSSEDLLLTIFQLCAQRQDATHLTDLLVCKLKHTWMSGVKSLVHQLQSIQKQSSSFLLKSALWIKNQIQSSTLDVKSLQVLISAVSDLLSMLLEADGQSGCLVGAYVEHVTPNITEWVKLRESLSAEWMHKPLLEGRLSMNCEHLGSCVKLSGTTKLPGHLCTSALLSKMVMLVLENGMVHGNDDAERKKTDNIIAELLYSLQWIEELENPPYLLLEYLHMLEEMHITYQKFSTLSNTADLQQTIFDRSEEHGRLWSLTMAKLIRAESGVSCEMKHLFKTSEGFLPLTEGRLHTLQCLSAFLTEEEKKELVFHCVAKLMTCAQTELSNTDGAFGCLSILNSCLNDSSIDCDHLLPGILKIIMSWKNDNEDNFLFSCNLKETSAQLLGFNIEMIRYLPLLLKYSTAPLADNEWDFIMCSMLAWLETTCENHSLYHIPLVQIFACVSCDLASALSAYFEAAAPETTENLPVNLISEWKEFFSEGIHNLLLPLLVKVTGETKTAAEGSFQNAVLTSLGEALTYISKDQLLNHKLPAKFVAGQKTNLPDKLQTLLNTLCPLLLFWARPVQISVYHMLYKLMPELPKFDDEDLKSYGDEEEESALSPPAALMSVLATQEVLLENILECIPVGEFAVIQPLSDEFCLVLGYLLTWKLTLTFFKAASSQLRVLYSQYLRRTKSLNKLLYHLFRLMPENPVFSGPISEVPNKDTKTFFTEELHLDVKGTGALSSQIPHLACTVYHITLKDLPAMVRLWWNSCEKRVFSVVDKFTSKYVSSVLSSQEISSVQTSTQLFNGMTVKARSAAREVIATYSVDDIFIELIIQLPINYPLGSITVESGKRVGVAVQQWRNWMLQLSTYLTHQNGSIMEGLSLWKNNVDKRFEGVEDCMICFSVIHGSNYSLPKKACRTCKKKFHSACLYKWFTSSNKSTCPLCRETFF, translated from the exons ACCTTACTTAAAAAGTATCATGGGATACTGGCTGATTGCTCAGTGTGACACTTACtcccctgctgcttctgctgcaaaagtagcttttgaaaaagcttttccttcaaGCAAACAACCCGAAGCCTTAGCATTCTGTAAAGATGAAATTCTTAAT gTTCTTCAAGATCACCTTCTAAAGGAAACACCTGATACACTCAGCGATCCCCA aactgtaccagaggaagaaagagaagccAAATTTTTCCGGATTTTGACCTGTTCATTGTTAGCTTTAAAAAAGTTACTTAGCATGCTGCCAAAGAAAGAGATGCAGTCATTGGAGGAAAAATTAATGTCACTTCTGTCTCAAAACAAATTTTGGAAATATGGCAAACATAGCACACCAcag GTTCGTTCAGCTTTCTTTGAGCTGGCTTCTGCCTTCTGCCAATACTTGCCTGAGCTGGTGAAAGGTGAAGCACCAAGAGTTTGTCCTGCTGTTCTTCTCAGCATTGATGACAGTGATGCAGTGGTGTGTCCTGCTCTTTGGGAAGCTGTACTTTATGTTATTGCCACTGTTGAG GACTGTTGGAGTCATGTAAATGCCAAAAAGGGAGTTCTTCCAAAGCTATGGACAGTACTTCGAGAAGGTGGACGAGGCCTTGCTACTGTTATCTACCCAAATCTTTTGCCATTCATTAGCAAGGTACCTCCTGGCATCACAGAACCAAAGCTGGAatatttcagaacttttttCAGCTCTATAATTCAAGG GTTGTCGAGTGAGCGAGCAATAGCCAGTCCTTCAGAAAGTTCAGCAATTATATCTGCATTTATGGAATGTCTGCGCTTTGCTGTACTACAGAAAGTAGACGAAGAAGATGACCAAAGACAAATTCATCAAATGCTAATAAATGACCAG CTAATTCCTATCATAGATGCTGTACTTCAGGAGCACAGGTTACAAAATGGACCATTATTTTATCAAATAGCAGAAACACTGAGCTCCTGGGAAGCTAAAGCTGAAGTCTCCAGTGATGATGGTACAGAAGAAGTTTTCCAGAAACTGTTGTCAAATTTTTGGGACCGTCTTTTAAAATTGTGTGTGCTTCATGTTGATAAGTTGGATGCTGATGAGAAACCGTTGTTTGCCATATCTGGTATGCTAGAAGTTCTTCAGAATCCAAAGACTGCTACGAAatcaaacaacagaaaatctgtaaaaatcaaatttaaagaTGAGGATGAATCTGAAAGGAACACAGAGAATGGAAAGCTCACAGAAGTGAGAAAGAATAGTGACTCTGAAATTCAGGCTTACCTACAGCAAAGTTCAGTTCTAAGGAAAGAACCTCTAGAAAATTTAGTCTGTAACCTTTCTGAACTGAGTATTGTGTATGTCAATGAGCATAAGTCAGAGCAGCATTTGAAATTCCTTTCTGCCCTACTgagttctttttcttcagacagaGTTTTTCAAGTACTTTTAGAGCAGGGAAATGACACAAGCTCTACTCCTGCTGAATcccatgaaaaaacaaaagttcATCATGAAAATCCATCTGTACAATTTCTATATATGAATTTAATAACTTGGCTGAAAGAAGACTGGAGGAAAGACACACAGTTTCTGGTTGATATTCTGTACAGTGTGCTTAATTGTTGCAGCAGTAATGATGAAAGGAAAGTCATTCTTGATGACTTAACAAAG atGGATCTgaaatggattatttttcttcagataattCAGAAG GCATGTTCAAGTACAACAAAACTTTCCTTAGTCTCTGACTGGCTGAAAGGAGATACGCTTGGAGAAAGACTTGTAATGCTGGCAGATGATCTGTGTCACCTGGGTTTAAAACCCATACCAGCCTCAACACAATCAGCCTCTTCAGAAAGGTGGACCATCCTGAGCTTGGTGTTGTcacaacactttaaaaatg AATCTTTGATTGGTGAAACTTACGTTGAAAGGATTATTGATAAACTTCAAGCAGCTCTGTCTAAAGCTAGAGACCTTTCAGAAGCTGGAAATACTGAACCTTCAGTGTCTTTCATCTGCGATGTAGCCTCAAGCTTTTTCAGCTCAGTGAAAGGGTGTTTACTGATGCCATCCTCAGAAGACTTGCTGCTTACCATCTTCCAACTGTGTGCTCAGAGGCAGGATGCTACACACTTAACag ATTTACTTGTATGTAAGTTAAAACACACTTGGATGTCTGGTGTCAAGTCACTTGTCCATCAGCTTCAGAGTATacagaaacagagcagcagctttttgCTTAAATCTGCATTGTGGATCAAGAATCAAATTCAGTCTTCCACTTTGGATGTTAAGAG cCTTCAGGTTTTGATCTCTGCAGTTAGTGACTTGCTGTCTATGCTTCTGGAAGCTGACGGACAGTCGGGATGTCTGGTGGGAGCTTATGTTGAGCATGTTACACCCAACATAACTGAGTGGGTGAAGTTGCGCGAGTCTCTTTCTGCTGAG TGGATGCACAAACCTCTTTTGGAAGGAAGGCTGAGTATGAATTGTGAGCATTTGGGATCCTGTGTTAAACTATCCGGCACAACTAAACTTCCAGGGCATCTGTGTACTTCAGCCTTATTAAGTAAAATGGTGATGCTTGTATTGGAAAATGGTATGGTCCATGGAAATGAtgatgcagaaagaaagaaaactgacaaTATAA TTGCAGAGCTGTTGTATTCGTTACAATGGATTGAAGAATTGGAGAATCCTCCTTACCTGCTTCTGGAATATCTTCATATGTTAGAAGAAATGCATATTACATACCAGAAGTTCAGTACGCTTAGTAATACAGCTGACCTTCAGCAAACAATATTTGATAG gTCAGAGGAACATGGAAGACTCTGGTCCTTAACCATGGCCAAACTGATTCGTGCAGAAAGTGGGGTATCCTGTGAGATGAAACATCTTTTTAAGACAAGCGAAGG GTTTCTGCCATTAACAGAGGGCAGATTGCATACACTTCAATGCTTATCAGCCTTTTTAacggaggaagaaaagaaagaactggTCTTCCACTGCGTGGCCAAACTTATGACATGTGCACAGACAGAGCTCTCCAATACTGATG GAGCATTTGGGTGTCTTTCCATTTTGAATTCCTGCTTAAATGACAGCAGTATTGATTGCGATCATCTGTTACCTGGGATATTAAAAATCATAATGTCTTGGAAAAACGATAATGAAGACAACTTTCTCTTTAGCTG caatcTGAAAGAAACAAGTGCTCAGTTGCTGGGTTTCAACATAGAGATGATCCGTTACCTTCCCTTGTTGCTGAAGTATTCCACAGCTCCTTTGGCTGATAATGAATGGGACTTTATCATGTGCTCCATGCTGGCTTGGTTAGAG acAACATGTGAAAACCATTCGCTTTATCATATCCCACTTGTGCAGATTTTTGCTTGTGTCAGTTGTGACCTGGCATCTGCCCTTAGTGCTTACTTtgaagctgcagctcctgagaCTACTGAAAACCTTCCTGTGAACTTGATCAGTGAATGGAAAGAATTCTTTTCTGAAGGAATTCACAATTTGCTGTTACCTTTGTTGGTGAAAGTCACAG GAGAAACCAAAACTGCAGCTGAAGGCTCTTTTCAGAACGCTGTATTAACATCTTTGGGCGAAGCTCTAACTTATATCTCGAAGGACCAGTTGTTAAACCATAAATTGCCAGCGAAGTTTGTTGCAGGCCAGAAAACAAACCTGCCAGATAAACTACAGACTCTGTTAAACACACTGTGTCCGTTGTTGCTGTTCTGGGCTAGACCTGTACAGATTTCTGTCTACCACATGTTGTATAA atTAATGCCTGAATTGCCTAAATTTGATGATGAAGATCTCAAATCCTATGGTGATGAAGAGGAAGAATCAGCatt ATCGCCTCCAGCTGCTCTTATGTCTGTCCTTGCCACTCAAGAGGTCTTACTAGAAAACATCCTAGAATGCATTCCAGTTGGAGAATTTGCAGTTATTCAGCCCTTGAGTGATGAGTTCTGCCTTGTTCTTGGATATCTTCTCACTTGGAAGTTAACGTTAACTTTCTTCAAAGCGGCTTCTTCTCAG CTACGAGTTCTCTATTCACAATACCTTAGAAGAACAAAAAGCTTGAATAAACTGCTTTATCACTTGTTCAGGCTTATGCCTGAAAACCCTGTCTTTTCTGGGCCAATATCAGAAGTTCCGAATAAGGATACAAAAACCTTCTTTACTGAAGAGCTTCATTTAGACGTTAAAG GAACAGGAGCCCTGTCATCCCAAATTCCACACTTAGCTTGTACTGTGTATCATATAACTTTGAAAGACCTGCCAGCCATGGTTAGGCTTTGGTGGAATAGCTGTGAGAAACGTGTCTTCAGTGTTGTAGATAAATTTACAAGCAAGTATGTCAGCAGCGTGCTTTCTTCACAGGAAATATCTTCAGTTCAAACTAGTACACAGTTATTTAATGGCATGACG gTGAAAGCTCGGTCTGCTGCACGGGAAGTCATTGCTACCTATTCAGTTGATGATATATTTATTGAACTAATAATACAGCTTCCAATAAATTACCCACTGGGGTCCATAACAGTTGAGAGTGGAAAGAGAGTTGGTGTGGCTGTTCAGCAATGGCGCAATTGGATGCTACAGTTAAGCACGTATCTAACGCATCAA AATGGAAGTATTATGGAAGGCTTATCTTTGTGGAAAAATAATGTGGATAAACGTTTTGAGGGTGTAGAAGATTGCATGATCTGTTTTTCAGTCATTCATGGTTCCAACTATTCTCTTCCCAAAAAAGCTTGCAGAACATGTAAGAAAAAGTTCCATTCAGCTTGCTTG taCAAATGGTTCACATCCAGCAACAAATCCACCTGTCCGCTTTGTCGAGagacatttttctga